Below is a window of Lepisosteus oculatus isolate fLepOcu1 chromosome 8, fLepOcu1.hap2, whole genome shotgun sequence DNA.
AATCGGACAGGAATGCCCCGCACAGCAGGCTGAAGGGACAGAATCTTTCTAGGCTTGAGGAGACAGAGAATTTAAGGATTCAAAATCCTCCGGGGCATTATCAGAATTCAGAACCAGCAGTGGAAAAAGGAAGCAGTGcgtttaaaatgcaaattaagaCGAGGAGCAGGAGGCCTTTTACCCcaaggattgtgggagtctggaacagctTAAAGTTGATCAGATTGATGCCCTCTTTTTTCTCAAGGATGGGCTTGATCCTCCAATTGGCTACCAGCAACCAAAACGAGCTACTTGGGCCACATGGCCCAGCGCTGGGGAACCTCTCTTGCGGCCTGTGTGGaaccccggcgtcctctggTGCCGCCCCTGTGGCgtccagccccccccccccccgtaccTTCATGAAGCTGGAGTCCTGGTGGGGGTGCAGCAGGCACACGCGGAGCTTGCTGCCGCGGTAGGGCATCTCCATCATGTCGAAGGCGATGGCCTCGGGCACAGCCAGCAGCACGGCCGCCACCCAGATGAGGGTCACCTCCACGGCCTTCCACAGCGGGATGCCCATCCCCTTCACCCGGCTCCAGGACGTCACCGCGTGGTACCTGCAGGGGGCGACAGAGAGGCGTCCTGCATCCGGCTCGGGAATGGGGCTGCTCCGGAAGAGCATTCCTTCTAGCTTCTCTACCAGTTATCTATAGGACACGTGTATCTCGCTGTTGCACAACTCTAGCAGGCCCAGGTTTATCTGCTCTCTTTAATCATTTGTTCTCTGGAGAGTCAGGGTAGAGGTGTCCTGTGGCCGGCCGCTTGGCCAATTAGAGAAATTGGATCACCAATAAAATAGTTTCAAAAAGATAGCAATGAAGGACTCTGGGGAGAAAGAAGGCCAGGAAGGCGGTAACTCTGTTACCTTTGAGCCCTCCATCAGTAATGATTTACAGCACATGGAGGGAGGAATGCGTCAGCTCAGATCAGGCCCAGTCATTTGCTCCCTTGCATCTGCATCTTGAAACAATGCAGACGCGCAGACGTACATCGCAATTGTACCTCCTTCAGCAGATCGTAAGAAAACAGATCGTAAGCCCCAACTCTAAAAACCCGTGTGAAAATCTACTCATAACACCATTACACCAGCAATTTCAAGAGCATCAGTGAGCCACAAAGGAGGATGTTAATTCTTCCTTTATATAATCATTGTTCTGCAAATAGGTGCCCAACCAAgatctgaacccacaaccttccatttCTGAGTCCAGAGCCTGAAACACGCCTCCATTCTGCTGTAATGAGCAGGGATGTCAGAAGTACTCCCATCGTGTAGCAGAACTGTGATTCATCTTTTCACTTTCTGGCTGTTGAAATCCTACTCACACCCGTTACTTTGCGTAAAATTGCCTCTCCCGGGACCTGTGGTTATCCTGCTGCTGTGCAATGGGAGTCTTCCTTCTTTCCCAGGTAAGCTGAGGAAGTCCAGCTGTAGGAATGCGAAGAGACATCGAGGCTGGAGCTGTGACTCACCTGTCAATGCTGAGGGCACAAAGGCTCAGAACTGTAATGCCCACCGAAGCTTTCTGGATGAAGGGCATCAGTTTACAGACGTGCACTCCAAACGGCCAGTCTTCTGCCAACAGCTGGAAAGAGCACAGAGGAGCTGGGGTCAGGCAAATGTGAAAGATGTATCAATGCACAGCTGGATTGGAAAATTGACCTcagttgcacatactgtacaaattgcCGCACACAAAGTACAACACAGTTCAGCTTGGCCTGCACAGAGCCCAGTGAGACCAGTAAAAATGTAATAGTTAATGTGCAGGATGTGCAAGCCGATATGTAGTGTCCTCTGatagtattgggacagcaatttcaaaacttgtttgcTTTAGAGTCAAGCAATTTGTGTTTGTGATAATTTTATGATGATGAAATGTTGAACTCAATACAATATGGAATAAACTATTTGTCTTGCATAACACCATTCTTGGCTTATACCTCCTTAAATGAAAGCTTAGTGAAGATATTTGCTTTTCAGCAAACGCACAGCCTGATACTACGCAGATTAGAGAAAAGTGACCATAGGTATTCTTGGACTTAAAGGAATGTGCTAGGCTGACAGACTGAGGAACTCAACCTTTTCAGTCTTGAATGGAGATGTTGACTATAAGGGGGTCTGATTTAAAGTACTAAATATCCTCAAAAGCGTGGAGAAAATCAAACCTAAGGTCTTCTTCAGGATTAACAACGAAACACAAGTGCAAACCACAGGGAAGTGCGCCTAAATGACATCCCAAACTGGGGGCAGACATGCGCTTCctcaacaaacaaaaaaaagacagatttaAATTTATGTTCTCTCGGTAATTTGACGACGTAGTCATTTCCCAAAGCGACCTGCGCTCAGATCTGATGGACAGTTTCTGCCTCTGAAAGCTGCTAGAGAAACAGAGGTCTGTGGGTGAGAGAGTGAGGTCAGGTTTTTATAATAGCTCTTCTTACTACGGCAGTAAATCTCTCGGACCAGGAGCTGGGATCACATGTGGCACTCTGCAGAGAGCTGTCCTGGAGGTGAAAGGTGTTGTTGTTTAGACAATTAACCAGTCACCAGGAATTAACGACGTACGTGATGGCCACACACTCGCGCCTTTGCTTCTTGTGAGCGCAGTGACCCCCCCAAGAACGTGCCTGTTTGATTTAATGTTTAAAGGCAACTGATCTGCCTTAATACGCAGGAGCATCTGCATGAGTTGTCACTCTGCTTCGATGGTAATACTTTGTGCGAGACCCACTGGGTTGAAGCCAGACCTGCACTGAACTGCAGCGCATTAGGAGCCTCTGACATGGTGGAAGAGGTCCTGGAAGGGACCATCTCTTTGATGCTTCACACCAGCATGGACGGGTTTTGCAGAGATACCATTTCTGAAATTGCAGGCAGGGTAATTCAAGATGAGCTGGAATTAGTAGCTAAAAGGACGAGAGCTGCTACTGGGACAGGCTGTGAAAGCTGTGGCTGAACTGCAGCTCCTTACTAAAAAAGATCTTCTACACTGACTCTGTAACAGATCTCCGCCTTGACCGGCAATGCGGTAGGGAAATCTGCACACGGGTTGTCCCTAATATTGTGGAGCCTGTAACAGAGACACGGTGTAACGGTGCCTTCCAGCACTAATGTGAGGCTGTATTCATTTTTCCAGCAGCTGACACAGCTTACAAATAAGTCTGTAACTCAAACAGAAAAGTGTTCATTTTAACCCGGactgcttttttttcctaatgATGCAAGAGATCTCACCCTGAGACTTTGAtagggatttttttcttttataaggaattgttattattattatttgtagtattattaaataatttccTCTAGTTAATATAGCAGATAGAATGTCTCATCGTCGCCCTCTGGTGGCTCCACCCACAGTTCACCTCCCCTTCCCGGCTGCCCCGTTGCAGACTCCCGGATGGGCGGTCCGGGTTTTTGGGGAATAGAGAGGACGAGCTCTCGGGTGCGGACGGGAGTGGCCCAGCGAAGACGGAGGACGGAGGACGGAGGGGGAGGAGAGGCACAGGCAGTCTCCGTCCCCGGTCGCGAGCTGCCCTCCCTGCCTCACCTTGAAGACGTTGATGGGGATGGCGATGAGGATGTACAGCAGGTCCCCGAGGGCCAGGCTGGCGATCAGGACGTTGGGGCCGTTGCGCATGCACTTGTTCTTGTAGATGATGCGCAGCAGCGTGGAGTTCCCGATGATCCCCACCACGAAGATCAGGCAGGACACCACCGTGTTGACGTACTTGAACGCGTGCTTGATCTCCGTGGGCTTCGCGCACATGGGGGGGAAATAGGAGCGGGGCGGGTTGGACAGCGCCGGGAGGTCCGAGGAGGCGTTCCAGCCCGGGGACCCTGCCGCGCCGACCCCCGTCAGGCCCCTCCGGCCCGGCCCCTCCCGGGGGCTGCTCGGCGTGGTGTCCCGGATGAAGCGCGTGGCCCCCGAGGCGGCCATCCACAgctccaggaggaggaggaacacGGCGGCCTTCATTCTGTGCCCAGTGGCTGGGGAGCAGGGGGGGTGGGGAGAGACCAGGCCGTGGCGCGCAGTCCTGCAGAGAGAACAGCCCGGCATCACTCACCAGGCCTGAAGTCCTGAGAAAGCGCTGGGGAAACTGTTTCATGCAGCTAAAGTGTTTGGCTGATCTTTGTCACTCTTAATTTGTGTGGATTTTTCTTgg
It encodes the following:
- the LOC102691410 gene encoding endothelin receptor type B-like, with the translated sequence MKAAVFLLLLELWMAASGATRFIRDTTPSSPREGPGRRGLTGVGAAGSPGWNASSDLPALSNPPRSYFPPMCAKPTEIKHAFKYVNTVVSCLIFVVGIIGNSTLLRIIYKNKCMRNGPNVLIASLALGDLLYILIAIPINVFKLLAEDWPFGVHVCKLMPFIQKASVGITVLSLCALSIDRYHAVTSWSRVKGMGIPLWKAVEVTLIWVAAVLLAVPEAIAFDMMEMPYRGSKLRVCLLHPHQDSSFMKFYQDVKDWWLFGFYFCLPLACTGVFYTLMSCEMLSRKNGMRIALNDHMKQRREVAKTVFCLVVIFALCWLPLHLSRILKKTIYDQNDPTRCELLSFLLVMDYIGINMASLNSCINPVALYFVSQKFKNCFQSCLCCWCQRPSRNIAPTDERGSAARWKGHCHENGLDRSSSRSSHKYSTS